The genomic interval AACAGTATCAAACGGTGTCGGCACGAAACCGCCGATCACAAGCCCGAAGCCTTTGTCTATCCACAAAGAGATGAATATCGCGATACATGCCCACAACAGTACCGTCTCATTGCCCCTCATCTTAGGCGGAACGATGAGGATGAGTGACAGAAGGGCAAGGATCGTGGAGGTCCACATCAGAGGGACGAGGTTGCCATGCGCGTACAGGAACTCGAACGCGTGCATATGGCTTGGGATGTTGCTGTAGAAAGCTGTAAAGAACTCAAGGCCGATGAGAAAGACATTAGCGCACATGGCATATGCAACGATCTTTGCTACAGCCTGTATCGGCTCTTTGCCTGCGTCGAACTTTGTGTGCTTTCTCAGGATAAGCGCAAGGAGGATAAGCAGCGCCGGCCCGCCTGCGAATGCTGAAGCAAGGAATCTGACGGCGAGTATCGCAGTCAGCCAGAAATGCCTGCCCGGAAGACCCGCATACAGGAACGCGGTTACAGTATGAATACTGACTGCCCACGGTATCGAAAGATATATCAGCGGCTTTGACCATGCCGGAGGAGGTACGCCCTTCTTTTCAGCATGAAGCGTGGCCCATCCTATGACCAGATTAAGCATCAGATAACCGTTCAGTACCATAGCATCCCAGAAGAGTATCGAGTTGGGGGTAGGGTAGAGTAGGACATTCATTATCCTCATGGGCTGCCCCATGTCAACAAATATGAATGTCATGCACATTGTTACGGACGCGATAGCCAGAAACTCACCGAGGATGACTATCCTTCCGAATTTTTTAAAGTTGTGGAGATAATAAGGGATGACAAGCATAACGGCTGATGCGGCGACTCCGACCAGGAATGTGAACTGGGAGATATAAAAACCCCAGGAGACGTCCCTGCTCATGCCTGTAACGCCAAGGCCGTTATTGAACTGATGGAGGTAGGCAAGTGAACCTGCTCCGATGAAGCCGAGCAGTATGATCACCAGTGTCCAGTATCCTTTGCTTCCTTTAAGCGCTCTATCCAGCATTTTCACCACCTCCGATCACGTAAAACACACTGGGCTGCGTACCAACTGCCGGTTTACGTATTAATGTATAGTGTGTGCTCAGTATTTTCCTGACCTTTGAGTTAGGGTCTGCAAGGTTGCCGAATACCATGGCGCCGTTTGACGCTTCAACACATGCCGGTTCAAGCCCTCTTGCGATTCTCTCAACGCATAAGGTGCACTTCTCAACGACTCCCATCGTCCTTGTCGGATAGTCGGGATTGACTTTATTCATATCAAGGTATTTCCTCGGGTCTACCCAGTTAAAACTCCTTGAGCCGTACGGACATGCTGCCATGCAGAATCTGCAGCCGATACAGCGGTGAGGGTCCTGGGTCACAATGCCGTCAGGCCTCTTGAATGTGGCCTTTGTCGGGCATACCCTGACACAAGGCGGTTTTGCGCAGTGGTTGCAGAGCAGCAGGAACGGCTTCTCTTTCATCTCCGTAGGAATGAATTCGTTAGTCTGGTCAGGGAATGTGTGTTCATAGGTGTCTGTCCATATCCACTTGACCTCATGCTTCGTGTTGGGGATGTTCGGAACATTATGTATGCTGTGGCATGCGTCAGTAATTCTCTTGTAATCCTCATCCGTCCTGATCTTCCCGACATCTATGACCAGGGCCAGCCTCACCCCTGATTCAGGAAGAGAACTTTCTTCTGATGCATGAGCTTTTCCCTTTATCAGGCTGTCTGCCGCTGACAATCCCATGCCTATTCCGGAAAGCCCGGCTATCTTTAAGAACTTTCTTCTATCAATGCTCATCTCTGGCCCTCCTCTTTAAAAAAGTGGCAGTCCCAACAGTAGGGTTTCACGCCGGCGTAACTATGACATTCATCACAGAACTTGCTTTTGTTCGAGTGGCACTGCATGCAGCCGTTCTGCAGGCTCTTTTCAAATACCCTGCCGCCCACGGTTATGACATCCCGCTTGCCTTCTCTGACAACCTCGTCTCTCCATTGGTCAAGCACCTTCATATGTTCCTTCTTCATGTACTCGGCAGATTCGACACATTCTTTCCTGTCAAGCTGGTTTATGACAGGGGTGTCAATGCTCGGCTTCGGCATTACGGCCGACTTCCCAAAGTTAGAGTATAAGGGGAAGGTCGCTATTGCCAAAAAGATTATGAGCCCTATTATTATCTTGCTTCCGTTATACATTACGCAGTCTCCTCCTTTCCCTCTTCAGTTTCCGGGTCTTCTTCTACATTGGGAAGGTCTTCAAGTCTCAGGTCCTGGGTACGCTTCTTCTCTCCTGTCATGATAAGGGCGTTGGCCATGAGTTCGTGCACGCCGCAGACACTCACACCGCCTACCCAGTAATCCATAAGCGGAGGAAGCACAGCCCGGTCTATTGCGCAGATGTTAGCGAGCATGTTCACGCCGAACTTCTCCTTGACCTTCTTGACCGCGTTTGCCCTTGGGAATCCGCCCCTCATCCTTATCTCCATATTCTCACCTGCGTTAAGGCCTGAGCCGCTGCCGCAGCAGAAGGTCTTCTCCCTTATCGCGTCGTCAGCCATCTCCTGGAAGTTGTTGCAGACGGTATTGATGATGTATCTGGGTTCTTCAAATATGCCCATGCCCCTTGCAGTATTGCATGAGTCATGGAATGTGACGTTAAGGTGGTCGTTGCGGCTTGGGTCAAACTTCAGCTTTCCGTGCTTGATGAGGTCTGCTGTAAATTCAGTTATATGCACCATCTTGGTGCTCTTTGCATTCTCAAACCTTGTCCCTGTGATAGGAGAGACCGGCTCCTGCATGAAATCAGCAGGTCCGTTCCATGTATCCATGTACTGGTTCAAAACCCTCCACATATGGCCGCACTCACCGCCGAGTATCCATTTGACACCCAGCCTCTTTGCCTCGGCATATATCTTATAGTTGAGCCTCTTTGCCATATCCATTGAAGTAAAGAAGCCGAAGTTGCCGCCCTCTGAAGCGTATGTGCTCCAGGTGTAATCAAGTCCCAGTTCGTGAAACAGCATCAGGTAGCCCATGGCTGTGTAGGTGCCGGGGTCTCCAAAGAGGTCGCCTGATGGAGTCACAAAGAGTATCTCAGCGCCTTTTCTGTTAAAGGTCGGCTCGATCCGGATGCCTGTTATGTCTTCGATATCGTCTAACAGATATTCAAGATTGCTTGTGATAGTGTGCGGCTCAAGCCCGAGGTGATTGCCCTTTTTGTAGCAGTTGGCAACAGGGCCGGCTATCCAGTCGGTGTTGAGGCCGAGGAGGTTGAATATCTCCCTGACGATCATGGTTATCTCTGCCTGGTCTATGCCGTAAGGGCAGAAGACAGAACAGCGGCGGCATTCGGTGCACTGGTAGTAGTAGTACCAGAGTTCTTTAAGCACATCTATTGTCAGCTCTCTTGCACCGGCATTCTTGCCTAATATCTTTCCAGCAGCTGTGAAGTACTTTCTGTATACTGACCTCAGGAGTTCTGCCCTGAGTACAGGCATGTTCTTGGGGTCGCCTGTGCCTATGTAGAAGTGGCACTTATCTGCGCATGCGCCGCATCTTACGCAGATGTCCATGAAGAGCTGGAACGAGCGGTATTTTTTCAGCCTCTCGCCCATTGCTTCAATAAATATCTCTTTCCAGTTCTCAGGGAGCTTCCAGTCTTCATCAGCAGGTGCCCACTCCCTGGCGTTTGGAAATCCTACCGTTTCAAGGTACGATGGCCTTGCCCCGTGGCAGAAGGTGCCCTCTGCGAAATTAACCGGGGTCTCTGTCCAGCCTGTTTTAGGCGGATTGTAATCTATACTGGATATTAATTCTTCAGGTTTTGGTGTTCCTTTTGCCATAGTATTACTCCTTTTCTACCGGAATTCCGGCGCCTTTCATCTTCTCCCTGAATTCATCTTCATAAGCAGCATATGTATGAACCTTGACCTCAGGGTTCCACGGATTAACATGTCTCCTGATACGGCTGTCATTGGCAAGGTTTCTTGTGGGACTGAGGAATATACCTCCCATATGCATCAGCTTGCTGAACGGGAAGTAAATAAGAAGTGTGCATATAAGGAAGAGATGGATGAAGAATATGACCCCGATCCCCTCAGGCACGCTCATCTGAAGGCTTACAAGTGAAATGGTAAATTGTTTTACCTGAATAATGTCGACCTTTGCGACATATCTCATTAATATCCCGGACAGCGCTATGCCGATTATCAGGAAGAGCGGAAAGTAGTCAGCCGGGAGAGATATGTAGCGGACCTGCGGATTACTAACCCTTCTGAAAAAGAGATATCCTGCAGCCAGAAGAAGAACGCCGCCTGAGAGCAGGAAATGCGGTGCGGTTATCTGGAGAAACCCGTCAAGCGAGTCGATGATGTTTATCAAAGCCGGCACAGGTTCCATGAAAAACCTGAGATGCCTTACCACAACTACAGCAAATGAATAATGGAACGCGAGACCTGCAAGCCATAACCACTTGTCAGACCCGTATGAGATGTTGCCGTCCTGAAGTCCTGTCTTAAGGTTTCTGAAGAGTGACCTGAAACAGAAGACCTCTAATATCATCCTTGATACAACGCCTGATGTGCAGGATGGGTTGTCCAGCTTGCTGTAATTGATCCACGGCAGGGACATTTGCTGGCCGCATGTCGTAGGGATGTGGAACGGCACAGGTGAACGCCCCCATTTGACAACCTTCATCAGGAAGCCGACTACGAAGGCTGTGAATGCCGCATAGGGAATTATGATACCGAAGAGCATGTGCAGATTGGCGACCGCTACTCCCAAATAGGCGATCAGGGCAATCATTATGACCATGAAGAAGGAAAAAAAGATTCCCATTTATTTACCTCCTTTTAAATTTTTTTAAGTGAGTTTCAAAAACTCAATATAAATTTTAATTAAAAAAGCGTATATCAGCTGCCAGGTCTCTTTTCCCGGACCGTAGTTGCCCGATTGGCGCTCTGGATCAGCCTGTAGGTCATGTCCT from Thermodesulfovibrionia bacterium carries:
- the nrfD gene encoding NrfD/PsrC family molybdoenzyme membrane anchor subunit, which encodes MLDRALKGSKGYWTLVIILLGFIGAGSLAYLHQFNNGLGVTGMSRDVSWGFYISQFTFLVGVAASAVMLVIPYYLHNFKKFGRIVILGEFLAIASVTMCMTFIFVDMGQPMRIMNVLLYPTPNSILFWDAMVLNGYLMLNLVIGWATLHAEKKGVPPPAWSKPLIYLSIPWAVSIHTVTAFLYAGLPGRHFWLTAILAVRFLASAFAGGPALLILLALILRKHTKFDAGKEPIQAVAKIVAYAMCANVFLIGLEFFTAFYSNIPSHMHAFEFLYAHGNLVPLMWTSTILALLSLILIVPPKMRGNETVLLWACIAIFISLWIDKGFGLVIGGFVPTPFDTVTEYWPTLTETTITLGVWALGFLVLTVLYKVAISVREELGTAGPPK
- a CDS encoding 4Fe-4S dicluster domain-containing protein, which encodes MSIDRRKFLKIAGLSGIGMGLSAADSLIKGKAHASEESSLPESGVRLALVIDVGKIRTDEDYKRITDACHSIHNVPNIPNTKHEVKWIWTDTYEHTFPDQTNEFIPTEMKEKPFLLLCNHCAKPPCVRVCPTKATFKRPDGIVTQDPHRCIGCRFCMAACPYGSRSFNWVDPRKYLDMNKVNPDYPTRTMGVVEKCTLCVERIARGLEPACVEASNGAMVFGNLADPNSKVRKILSTHYTLIRKPAVGTQPSVFYVIGGGENAG
- the dsrJ gene encoding sulfate reduction electron transfer complex DsrMKJOP subunit DsrJ — encoded protein: MYNGSKIIIGLIIFLAIATFPLYSNFGKSAVMPKPSIDTPVINQLDRKECVESAEYMKKEHMKVLDQWRDEVVREGKRDVITVGGRVFEKSLQNGCMQCHSNKSKFCDECHSYAGVKPYCWDCHFFKEEGQR
- a CDS encoding (Fe-S)-binding protein, producing MAKGTPKPEELISSIDYNPPKTGWTETPVNFAEGTFCHGARPSYLETVGFPNAREWAPADEDWKLPENWKEIFIEAMGERLKKYRSFQLFMDICVRCGACADKCHFYIGTGDPKNMPVLRAELLRSVYRKYFTAAGKILGKNAGARELTIDVLKELWYYYYQCTECRRCSVFCPYGIDQAEITMIVREIFNLLGLNTDWIAGPVANCYKKGNHLGLEPHTITSNLEYLLDDIEDITGIRIEPTFNRKGAEILFVTPSGDLFGDPGTYTAMGYLMLFHELGLDYTWSTYASEGGNFGFFTSMDMAKRLNYKIYAEAKRLGVKWILGGECGHMWRVLNQYMDTWNGPADFMQEPVSPITGTRFENAKSTKMVHITEFTADLIKHGKLKFDPSRNDHLNVTFHDSCNTARGMGIFEEPRYIINTVCNNFQEMADDAIREKTFCCGSGSGLNAGENMEIRMRGGFPRANAVKKVKEKFGVNMLANICAIDRAVLPPLMDYWVGGVSVCGVHELMANALIMTGEKKRTQDLRLEDLPNVEEDPETEEGKEETA
- the dsrM gene encoding sulfate reduction electron transfer complex DsrMKJOP subunit DsrM, with amino-acid sequence MGIFFSFFMVIMIALIAYLGVAVANLHMLFGIIIPYAAFTAFVVGFLMKVVKWGRSPVPFHIPTTCGQQMSLPWINYSKLDNPSCTSGVVSRMILEVFCFRSLFRNLKTGLQDGNISYGSDKWLWLAGLAFHYSFAVVVVRHLRFFMEPVPALINIIDSLDGFLQITAPHFLLSGGVLLLAAGYLFFRRVSNPQVRYISLPADYFPLFLIIGIALSGILMRYVAKVDIIQVKQFTISLVSLQMSVPEGIGVIFFIHLFLICTLLIYFPFSKLMHMGGIFLSPTRNLANDSRIRRHVNPWNPEVKVHTYAAYEDEFREKMKGAGIPVEKE